Proteins from a single region of Ferrimicrobium sp.:
- a CDS encoding trypsin-like peptidase domain-containing protein → MMSDGDFPENGTGAEPEGDEAANPSPQDEEMSSTPSGQDPDATLQGDGWSSGDGWSAGDTLASGESWSSEAAPEASSDDHLSQHEHTDPYGQTSAEGTGYRGYEYASSWASPPPSTPTSGATKKGSAKRRGALSKRRFSGLTVLTAAVVAAVVAVGTSITVVHLSGTSNSKPVVISESSASPTAIQGSGLNGNGSLNVPQILAKVEPAVVDITAEGSTSNGFLGTSQFEDAGTGMIFSSSGLVLTNNHVIAGATSIQATLYNQSKSYPVKIVGTDPAHDVAVLQIEGLSGLPTVKFGNSGQLQVGDPVVAIGNALALQGDPTVTQGIVSALNRSITAQDQNLSEHLTQMIQTDAPINPGNSGGPLVNAAGQVVGMDTAIISSTSQTPAQNLGFAESIDSVLPVVRNILKDPSYYTKASSGSSSTATTTKAFLGVGIQTMNAQAAAQLGYPTNQQGALIDYIYPGSPASNAGLTSGDVIIGFDGKAVTDASELVTDVTSKSPGTSVTLKVLSQSGTSTMTITLGNAPAA, encoded by the coding sequence ATGATGAGTGACGGCGATTTCCCAGAGAATGGCACCGGGGCGGAGCCGGAAGGCGACGAAGCGGCGAACCCATCTCCGCAGGATGAGGAGATGTCTTCGACCCCCAGCGGACAGGATCCCGATGCAACCTTGCAGGGCGATGGCTGGTCCTCCGGTGACGGCTGGTCTGCTGGCGATACCCTCGCCTCCGGTGAGAGTTGGTCGAGTGAGGCGGCGCCCGAGGCGTCGAGCGATGATCACTTGTCCCAACATGAGCACACTGATCCCTACGGACAGACCTCTGCTGAGGGTACCGGCTATCGAGGCTATGAATATGCATCCAGTTGGGCCTCACCCCCACCGTCGACACCGACGTCAGGTGCAACAAAGAAGGGATCTGCCAAGCGTCGAGGCGCACTCAGCAAGCGGCGCTTCTCCGGCTTGACGGTCCTTACCGCAGCGGTGGTGGCAGCAGTGGTAGCCGTCGGCACCAGCATCACCGTCGTTCACTTGAGCGGCACCTCGAACTCAAAACCTGTCGTCATCTCTGAGTCATCGGCTTCCCCTACCGCTATTCAAGGCTCCGGGTTAAATGGTAACGGAAGTCTTAATGTGCCTCAGATCCTGGCAAAAGTTGAGCCTGCGGTCGTTGATATCACGGCAGAGGGTTCAACCAGCAACGGCTTCCTAGGCACGAGCCAGTTTGAAGACGCTGGAACAGGGATGATCTTTAGCTCCAGTGGTCTTGTGCTGACCAACAACCATGTTATCGCTGGGGCCACCTCAATACAGGCAACGCTCTATAACCAATCGAAGTCCTACCCGGTCAAAATTGTAGGAACTGATCCTGCCCATGACGTTGCTGTCCTTCAGATCGAGGGCCTGTCAGGCTTACCCACCGTCAAGTTTGGCAACTCTGGGCAACTGCAGGTAGGTGATCCTGTCGTGGCAATCGGCAATGCGCTAGCGCTGCAGGGCGATCCTACGGTCACGCAGGGCATCGTCTCTGCGCTCAACCGTTCTATCACTGCGCAGGATCAAAATTTGAGCGAACACCTTACACAGATGATTCAAACGGATGCACCAATCAACCCAGGCAACTCCGGTGGTCCGCTCGTCAATGCAGCGGGACAGGTGGTGGGAATGGACACCGCCATTATCTCCTCTACCTCACAGACTCCCGCCCAAAACCTAGGCTTTGCCGAATCGATAGATTCTGTTCTTCCTGTCGTGAGGAATATCCTGAAGGATCCGAGCTACTACACCAAAGCTTCTTCAGGTTCCTCGAGCACCGCAACCACGACAAAGGCATTTCTCGGCGTCGGCATACAGACGATGAATGCACAAGCTGCGGCCCAACTCGGTTATCCAACCAATCAACAGGGGGCGCTCATCGACTACATCTATCCTGGGTCGCCCGCATCGAACGCTGGACTTACATCGGGTGATGTCATCATTGGATTCGACGGTAAGGCAGTGACGGACGCCTCTGAACTCGTCACCGACGTCACGTCAAAGTCTCCTGGAACCTCCGTCACCTTGAAGGTGCTCTCACAATCAGGGACTTCGACAATGACGATTACTCTTGGCAACGCTCCGGCAGCCTAG